From one Marinobacter sp. LV10MA510-1 genomic stretch:
- a CDS encoding DUF2271 domain-containing protein — protein sequence MKKILFALGLAAVMAVPGYSQAQAQAREVTFSTQLSNYGGDGAYLALYLTDADGQYHETLWISGEKSKYYKHLRDWARGSGLNQAEYDGLTGASVTSGRTQNVTLELDGALIDAGYQVRVDSAVEDMRDNRSDVVVPLTTEGSGKSVAGRGYVQSFVYNLK from the coding sequence ATGAAAAAGATTCTGTTTGCGCTAGGCCTTGCGGCTGTGATGGCAGTACCGGGCTACTCACAGGCACAGGCACAGGCCAGGGAAGTCACCTTCAGCACACAACTGAGCAATTACGGCGGCGACGGAGCTTATCTTGCGCTCTACCTGACCGATGCCGATGGCCAATATCATGAGACCCTCTGGATATCCGGTGAGAAAAGCAAATATTACAAGCATCTGCGCGATTGGGCCCGGGGCAGCGGTTTGAACCAGGCTGAATATGATGGCCTGACCGGCGCCAGTGTGACCAGTGGGCGCACCCAGAACGTGACCCTGGAACTTGATGGCGCATTGATCGATGCCGGCTACCAGGTTCGTGTGGATAGCGCCGTTGAAGATATGCGCGACAACCGCTCGGATGTGGTGGTCCCGCTAACCACGGAAGGCTCTGGAAAGTCGGTTGCTGGCCGTGGCTACGTCCAGTCTTTTGTCTATAACCTCAAGTAA